CCGGATGTGGCACAGGTCGAGGAGTCGGCGGATGACATTAACACTCTGACATCCGTGACCATTGAAGATGCCGAGGGGTGCCCTCGATATATGGCGCGACTGATTCAAGGGGTCAAAATCGGCCCGTCTCCAGAGTGGTTGGTGCGTCGTCTTGAATCGGTTGGCCAGCGTTCCATCAATAATGTGGTGGATGTGACGAACTATCTCTTGATGGAGCTGGGGCATCCTCTTCATGCTTTTGATTTCAATGCGTTACGCGGTAAATGCATCATTGTTAAACGTGCCGCAGACGGAGAATCTTTCGTCACCCTGGACAGCCAGACACGCGCTTTGCAGAGTTCCGATATGGTGATTTGTGATGCTGAAGGTTCGGTCGCCCTGGCCGGTGTCATGGGCGGTGAAAACTCCGAGGTGCAGGACGATACCGTCGATGTATTGCTGGAGAGTGCTTATTTTGATCCGATTTCAATCCGTCGCACCAGCAAGCGGCTGGGGATTCACTCGGAGGCATCACATCGCTTTGAGCGCGGTGCGGATATTGATATTGTTCCGGTGGCGTTGGAGAGAGCGACAGCCCTTATCCAGCAGTTGGCCGGTGGCCGTGTGGCCAAAGGCTGGATTGATACCTATCCGAAAACGCTTGAAAAACGAGTGGTTCCCATCACGGTGGCAAAAACCAATCGCCTGCTCGGACTCAACTTGTCTTTGCAGGAGATCGAGGCGCTGCTGCAATCCATTGAACTGAAAACTTCACATCTGAACGGCGAGGAGGACGGACTGCAGGTTATCATTCCTATGTCCCGTCACGACCTGGAGCGCGAAGTTGACCTGATTGAAGAGGTGGCACGACTCAATGGCTATGACAATATACCGGTGACAATGCCGGCAAGCCGTGTGGTTCATCGTCGTAAAGAAGTGCATCAAAGTTTTGTCACTCAATTACGCAATGCCATGGTGGCTCAAGGGGCTCGCGAGATCATCAACTACTCCTTTGTGTCACCCTCCGCCTGGGATAAAATTCAGCTGGCTCAGGATGATCCGCGGCGCAGCAATGTTCGTATACTCAATCCGCTCACCGAAGAACAGTCCGTCATGCGTACCAGCCTGGTGCCCGGTATGCTGGAAGTGGTGTCGCGCAACCTTGCTTACCGCAGCGATGACTTACGTCTTTTTGAGTTGCGTCCGGTGTTCAACGTGGTGGCCGATCAGGATCAGCCATGTGAAGTCGTAAATCTCTGTGCGACAATGACCGGCCGCCGTGAGCCGGAAGGCTGGGCTCAACAGGATGTTGCGGTTGATTTCTTTGACCTCAAAGGGCTTGTCGAGGTTGTCGCTCAACAGTTGAATCTGTCCTCTTTACAGGTTGAAGCCGATGCCTGTCAAAGCTATCTGCATCCGGGAAAATCCTGCCGGATCTACAGTGATAAAAAGCTGATCGGTGTTATGGGGGAAGTGCATCCTGTTGTTCAGGATGCGTACGATATCAACCAGCCTGTTTTTCTTGTTGAGCTGGATGTGCCCTCGATGATTTCCGGACAAGCTGAAACAGAGGGCTTCCAGCCCATTTCCCGGTTCCCTGATGTCTATCGTGACAGTGCCATTCTCATCGACAATGAAGTCTCGGCGGATCAGGTTTTGCAAGTGATCGGCTCAGTCAAAGTGAAAAATTTAGATGACGTTGTGCTGTTTGATCTGTACAGTGGCAAGGGTATTCCGGAAGGGAAGAAAAGTCTGGCTTTCCGAATTCGCTATCGTTCAACGGAAAAGACTCTCACCGATGACGAAATAAATAAAATGCACGCCAAGATCGTAAAGTCATTAGAGAAAAATCTTGGTGCTGAGCTCAGATAGCTCTTGCAGCCCCCCCGGAGGCTGTGTTATAAACCGTTTAAAATCAACGTTCTGTCGATTCTATCGAATTTTTATGATATGGAGGTATTATGACAAAAGCGGATCTTGTGGAAAATGTATATTTCAAGACAGGTTTTTCTAAGAAGGAATCCGCTGAGATTGTTGAAACGGTTTTCGAGCTGATGAAAGACACGCTTGAAGATGGCGATAAAATCAAGATCGCCGGTTTTGGTAATTTTGTTGTGAAGCAGAAGGCCACGCGCCGTGGTCGCAATCCACAGACCGGTGAAGAGATTGAGATCAGCTCTCGTAAGATTCTCACCTTCAAACCGAGCCAAGTACTGAAGACAGCGATTAACGAAGGGGACTGATCAGTCCCCTTTTTCATATTCTTCCATGAATGTCGAGATTCCGGATAAACTTTTTTTTAAAATCGGTGAGGTAGCCTCAATTACAGGCGTCAAGCCTCATGTCCTGCGCTACTGGGAATCGGAATTCGGCGCCTTTTCTCCTTCCAAAAGCCGTTCTCAACAACGTCAATATCAGAAAAAAGATATTGAGCTGGTTCTTCAGCTCAAAGATCTTCTGTATAATCAAGGCTTCACGATTGCCGGGGCGCGCAAGGCACTCAGAGCGACCAAAGCAAATTCGCAAAAAACAGAGCAACAAAGTGATCGCGAGCATCTGCTGCAGATTCGCGACGAACTGCGCAATTTGAGAAAGCGACTTGATGACTGACGCCATGCGACCACCATTGATCATGGTGACCAATGACGATGGTATCTTGGCGCCTGGAATCCTGGCTCTTGCGGAGTCTCTGCAAAGTCTCGGAGAGGTGGTTGTTGTCGCTCCCGACCGTGAGCGCAGTGCTGTCGGCCATTCCATGTCACTTCATCAGCCGGTAAGGGCAGATCTCATTGCAGAAAATCGTTTTGCCGTTGATGGGACCCCTACCGATTGTGTCAATCTGGCCATCCATGGGTTATTGTCGCGTAAACCGGCTCTGGTCGTGTCGGGAATCAATCGGGGCAGTAATCTTGCCGATGATATTACCTATTCGGGAACGGTTGCAGCGGCCATGGAGGCCATGCTGATGCAGGTTCCCGCTCTGGCCATCTCACTGGATGTCGTATCGGACACACTTTCTGATTACAGTTTTGCGTCACATTATGCGTATGTGGTGGCGCAACAGATTCTCGAACATGGTTTACCTCAAGATACGTTTTTAAATCTCAATGTGCCGCAAGGGACACCCAAAGGGGTAAGGATCACGCGTCAGGGAAAACGGATTTACGATAACAAAATTGAGAGAAAACAGGATCCGCGCGGCCGTACCTATTACTGGCTGGGAGGGAATTTATTAGGTTTCAATCGGCAAAAGGATTGTGATTGCGGTGCCCTTGCCGATGGCTATGTCTCCTTGACCCCCCTCCACCTTGATTTGACGAATTATCAGTCGATTCAACATCTGTCTGGTTGGGAGCTCGATTCCTGACATTTTGGAAATGTAACAATTATGAATTATTCAATCGCTCGTCGGCGAATGGTCGCCCAACACATCGTTTCTCGTGGTATTCATGATGCCGACCTCATTCATGTCATGGAGGAGGTGCCGCGCCATCTGTTCGTCGAGGAAGCGCTTCAGAGTCAGGCTTATACGGATTATGCGCTGCCCATTGGGGAAAAACAGACTATTTCTCAACCCTATATGGTGGCTGTGATGACCGAGGCTCTGCAACTCAAACGAGGAGACCGAGTCCTTGAGGTGGGGACCGGGTCGGGGTACCAGTCTGCTGTGTTGTCCCGCCTTGTTGCCCATGTGTACAGTGTTGAACGGATTGCAACCCTGGCTCGACGTGCTCGACGTATCCTTGATAAGATCGGCAGCAGTAATGTGCATATCAAGGTGGCGGATGGAACAACCGGCTGGAGCGATCAGGCGCCTTTTGATGCGATTATCGTCACTGCCGGGGCACCACAGATTCCTCAGGACTATCTTGATCAGCTGGCTGTCGGCGGTCGACTGGTTATCCCTGTCGGAGACAGTGGGCAGCAGATGCTTAAACGGGTCACACGAATGGGCGAGCAGGACTTTGATGAAGAAGAGATTTTGCCCTGCCGTTTTGTCCCCCTGATCGGCGAACATGGCTGGAGTCAATAAATTATGACTGCTCTGGTGCGTCGTCTCTATGACTGGGTGCTGAGCTGGGCGGATTCACGCTATGCGACTGTCGCGTTGTTTTTTCTTGCCCTGGCAGAATCCTCTTTTTTCCCAATACCGCCCGATGTGTTGTTGATTGCCCTGTGCCTGTCTTTGCCGCGGGGGGCCAAGCAATATGCCGTGATCTGTACGCTGGGATCGGTGGTTGGCGGTATGCTGGGCTATGCGATTGGTTATGGTTTTTGGGAATCGACCGCTCCGTTTTTCTTCAACTGGGTTCCCGGGTTTACGCCTGAGGTGTTTTCCCGGATACAACATCTTTTTCAAGAATATGATTTCTGGTTTGTGTTTACGGCCGGCTTTACTCCGATTCCCTATAAAATTATTACCGTTGGTGCCGGGGTCTTCAAGCTGCAGTTTGCCATTTTTATCGTTGCCTCTTGCATCAGCCGTGGGTTACGATTTTTTCTCATTGCCTGGTTGATAGGACGTTACGGTGCCGCTGCACGCACATTTATTGATGAGAATTTTAACCGTTTGACCATTGCATTTACCGTGTTGCTGATTGGTGGTTTTGTTGTGGTTCGCTATCTCTTTTAAGCCTTGTGGTGAGATCTTTCGCATAAGGAGAATGGCCTCTGATGCGTTTTATCGCAATGATCCTGTTGGCACTGATAACTCTGGTGGCGTGCGCGACATCAGGGGTGAATCACGTTGTGCAGCCGGGACAGACGCTCTATCGCATCAGTAAAACCTACGGGGTGTCCGCCGATAAAATCGCTGCTTATAATCATATTAAAGACCCGACTCAGATCAAGGCCGGAGAATCCCTGTGGATTCCCGGGGTTCGTCATACACGTACTGTTGCTGTTGTGCCGGGTCCATCCTACACAAAGCGCACGACACCTCAAAAGAGTGCGCCAACAACGACACGAAAAAAAACAGTCACACCGAAGACTGTGGCAAAGAAAAAAACACCGTCTAAAGCCACTCAATCCGCACCACAACAATCCAGCGTTCGCGCGCGAAAAGGTCTTCTCGATTGGCCGGTGCGCGGTGCCGTTCTGCAATCTTATGGCGTGAAAAATGGAGAGCGCAGCAAAGGGATTGTTATTGCCGCGGCCGAAGGAACGCCGGTGCTCTGTGCCGCGGCAGGACAGGTCATTTACAGTGGCAGCGGCATCCAGGGGTATGGTCATCTGCTGATTGTCAAACACAGTGACAACCTCTACACCGTTTATGGCCATAATCGGTCTACCCTTGTTAAATCAGGTGCATTTGTCAATAAGGGACAGAAAATTGCCTTGTCGGGTCGTGTTCCTTCCCTTGGCCGTGGCGGAGTCCATTTTGAAGTCCGCCAGGGGAATCAGGCGGTTGATCCGGCTTTTTACTTGCCATGATACACGCATTTTAATACCTTTAAATTTCTGTAGTTTTCAATGTTGTCATACGTTTAACCCGAGGATGGAGGAGCCATGTCAGCAGAAGAGGTGAGCGACAGTTCAAAAAAGAAAAAAAACAAGACTCCATCCGCGAGGGAAACCTCCGGTGATGATGCCATCAAATATTATTTGCACGATATCCAAAAGTCCAAGTTGTTAACGGCTGAAGAAGAACGGGCTCTTGCCACTCGGGTTGAAGCTGGAGATGAGCAGGCCCGTGCTAAAATGATCGAATCCAATCTGCGGCTGGTGGTTAAGATCGCCAAACGCTATATGAACCGCGGCTTGCCGTTTCTTGATCTGATCGAGGAAGGGAATATGGGGCTTATCAAAGCGGTGGAGCGTTTTCAGGTCGCTAAGGAGTGCCGCTTTTCAACCTATGCCACCTGGTGGATTCGTCAGTCCATTGAACGCGCCCTGGTGAATCAGAGCCGAACCATCCGTCTGCCGGTTCATGTGTCTGATAACGTTAACCGGATGCTTAAGGCAACCAAAGAGGTGCTTAAAAAACTGAACCATGAGCCTTCAGAAGAGCAAATTGCTGAAGCCATGGGCGCACCTGTTGAAGAGGTGCGTCGTCTGCAGCAACTGGTCAAAAAGACCTATTCCATTGAGCATCCCCTGGGAGACAATGACAATTATTCCCTGATGGATACGTTGGAAGATTCCTCGGTGATCAATCCCGCGGAGCTGCTGGAAAACCAGGATCAGTATGAGTTTGTCAATAAATGGTTGGCCAGTTTGAAAGAGAATGAACGGGATATTCTCATGCTGCGTTTTGGTCTCAATGATTGTGAACCGGAAACTCTGGACACGATCGGTAAACGTTACGGGGTGACTCGGGAACGAATTCGTCAAATTGAGGCAAAAAGCCTCGATAAATTGCGGCGCATGATGCGCGAAGAAGCGGAAGATCAACTCTAAGCTTTAGCGACCTATAACAGGAGTGACTGGTGGAAGAACTGAGAAGCATCATTCGGGATATTCCCGATTTTCCCAAAAAAGGGATCGTTTTTAAGGACATTACAACGCTGCTTGCCGATGGTAAGAGTTTTCATCGCATGATTGACTTGATCGCTCATCGCTATATCGGCCAAAAGATTGATAAAATTGTCGGTGTTGAAGCGCGGGGGTTTTTGTTGGGGTCTGCCCTGGCTTATAAATTGGGCGTTGGGATTGTCCTGGTGCGTAAACCGGGAAAATTACCTTATAAAACTTTGAAGAAAACGTATGAGCTTGAGTACGGCACCGATACGCTTGAGATCCATGAAGATGCCTTCACGCCGGGAGAGCGGGTGATTATTGCCGACGACCTGCTGGCCACCGGTGGCACGGTTACCGCCGTGGTTGAACTGGTCGATGAGCTTGGCGCCGACCTGGTTGAATGTGCGTTCCTGGCGGAACTCGATTTTCTCAAAGGCCGTGACCGTTTGCCGGAAAATAAAGTGTTCAGTCTGTTGCATTTTTAAGATAAAACCTTGCCATGAATTATGGCGTGGGCTATATATATCGCCTTTGGCCCCGTAGCTCAGCAGGATAGAGCGATCGCCTCCTAAGCGATAGGCCACTGGTTCGACTCCAGTCGGGGCCGCCAATAAAATTAAGCTCTTAGCGTTGATTCGCTAGGGGCTTTTTTGTTTTTTTGCCTCTCTTGTTCTGATCGCAACAGATGGGTTATTGCTATGGTTCGTTTCTGTGCAGTGTTTCTTTTCTCGACCTTTGAATGAAATGTCTATAATATTTAAAGCTGCCACGTTAAAGGAGAAAATGATGTCATTAAATGAACGTTTACAACATATCCATCAGCAGATTCAACAATGCTGTGAGTCCGTTGGCCGAATTGCCGTTGCTTTGTACGATGATAAAACGGATATCCTTCACACCTTTATCTCCAGCAGTCAGACAAATCCTTTGCCGAATTATCAGATTCCTTTATCGCGGGTTCCTTCTTTAAATGCTTTGGCTGAATCAGGGCAAAATCGCATTATTCAGGATATCCCGGCGACCTTGTCGCAATCGACGTCACATCACAGTGAACAAATTGTCCGTACCGGCTATCGTTCCAGCCTGACCATTCCATTGATGTTGCAAGGCAAACTTTTGGGCTTCCTGTTCTATGATTCATATGAGAGGGACGGATTTCCCGAAGCGATGCAAAGGACGCTGAATTTATATGGGCAATTGATTTGTGAAACCATTTCCCACGATCTGGCGTCGATCAAAACCTTGCGGGGCGCTGTGGTAACGGCACGGGAATTCAGTCGCCAGCGTGACGAGGAAACCGCCTCCCATCTGTCGAGAATGGCGCATTATTCACGTTTGATCGCCATGGAAGTCAGTGATCAGTATGCGATCAGCGAAGAGGAAATTGAATATATCCACCAGTTTGCCCCGTTGCATGATATCGGTAAGGTGGCGATCCCCGATCGTATTCTCCTCAAAAAAGGTCAGTTGACCGATGACGAACGCGAGGTGATGTGTTCCCATGTTGTCCGTGGCGTGGAAATTGTTGATCTGATGATTGATGAGTTTGATTTAGGAACCGTGCGTCATATTGAAATGTTACGTAATATTATTGCCGGCCATCACGAGCGTTTTGACGGCTCCGGTTATCCCGCCGGGCAGCAGGGGTTGGCTATTCCCGTTGAAAGTCGTATTATCGCGGTGGCTGATGTATTTGATGCTCTGACAACACAGCGTCCCTATAAATCAGCTTGGACTTTTGATGAGGCTCTGACCCAGATGCAGACGGTCGAGTCCGCACTTTATGATCCGGTCTGTGTGGCGGCCCTTGCTGAGCGACGCGATGATGTGGAAGCCATCCGTCGTCGTTTTGTCGATCCGCCGGCGGCCTGACCACTTAAGGAAAACCTATGAGTTCAACATCTAAAAAAAAGTATCAATGCCACCAATGTCTTGGTGTCTGGGAAAAAACCGGACGAACCTCCTGTAGTGCCCCTCCCGGAAAAATTAAAGCCCCGGCCGATTGCCCCGGCCAACAGCAAGAGTTGATTCACGCCTGTTTCGATCAGTATTGTGACGATACGGAACAGGCACGTCTGGCTCAGGTGGCTGCGCGGGTGGAAGGGCTTTGTTATCAGGCGGATTCTGATGCACAATCGGTTCATCCCCGGTGGACGCGTGTCGAGGATACCATTGCTCTGGCCAAGTTGATGGGCTATCACACCATCGGTGTTGCCACCTGCCTGGGCCTGTTGGCGGAAACGCGCCAACTCAGTGAAATTCTCGAATCTCAGGGATTTGACGTGGTTTCCGTATGCTGTAAGGCCGGGGGCATCGATAAAATCAACTTGGGCATTGACGAGCAGGACAAGGTGCGACCGGGGCATTACGAGGCGGCGTGTAATCCCATTGCCCAGGCGACGTTACTCAATGAAGCGCACACCGAAATGAATATCATCGTCGGTTTATGCGTCGGTCACGACATGTTGTTTAATCTTCATTCCAAGGCTCCGGTGACGACGCTGGTCGCCAAAGATCGGGTGACCGGCCACAATCCCGTCAGTGTTCTTTATGGGCAGAATTTCTATTACAAACGGTTGAAGAAAAAGCCGCTGAAAGTCGACTAACGGAAGGTAAAGATGGTTATGCACGCCGGTCAGTTTGTCGCTCATCGCGGCTATCGCTGCAATTATCCTGAGAACACCCTGTTAGCCCATCAAATGGCCGTTGACGCTGGCGCCCTGTTTGTAGAAACCGACATCCAGATGACTGGCGATGGTATTCCGGTGTTGTATCACGACATCGACATGTTACGGCTCAGTGGCCTGCAGCAAAGACTGGATGAGTTTACGGCAGAACAACTGAAACAGGTAACCGTTTGCGAACCGCAGCGTTTCGGCCATCGCTTTGAGCGTGAACCCGTAGCAACTCTGGATGACTTTGTTGTCTGGCTGGCTGAGCGGACGGATGTTACCGCCTATATTGAAATAAAACCGGAATGTCGCCAAGGCTATGGTTTGAATGCCGTGGCCCAGATTCTCAATCGGCTTCGCCCTGTTTTTTCACAAGTTGTCATCATCAGTTTTGACATTGATAGCATCGGTTTGGCGCGGCATCTCGGCGCTCCGCGTGTTGGGGTGGTTTTGAGCACCTGGCAGACGTGGCAAATGCCGATGATGGCTCAGATACAACCCGATGTTTTTTTCTGTGATGCCTATTTGATTCCCGACAATGTTGATTTGTCCGCGTACAAAACGCCTTTTGTTATCTACGAAGTTTCAGATCTTGCTCAAGCCGAATACTGGTTGTCGCGCGGAGCGGATCAGGTCGAGACCTACAATATCGGTACGATGCTCGAAACTCTGGCAAAAAGATGATAGGGTGGTGCCGTTTTTTAACGATTCAATAGGAGTCTTTTGATGGATATAGCTGATGATGCGCGTTGCTTTGTCTGTGGCCCGGAGAATTCCCGCGGTTTGCAGGCGAAATTTGAGATGGACCCTGAAGGGTTGCGCTCCCATTGCCGAATTTCTCTTCCCGGCCATTTTCAGGGTTGGCAAGATGTGGTCCATGGCGGCATGCTGGCAACCTTGTTGGATGAAGCATCGATCTACGCCTGTCGCACGATTGCGCCTCGCTGTGTGACGGCTGAATTGTCGGTGCGCTATAAAAAACCGGTTCCTGTCGATACGCTGTTGGAGATCAGCGCAGAGGTGGTGGAACAGAAAAAACGGGTGTTTGTGGTTGAAGCCTCCATTGCTATTGATGGAACGGTTCATGCGGAAGCCACGACTAAGGTGTTTCGACTGTCATAGGCAACGTCAGGGAATAAAATGACATACAATGATATTTTGCGTCGCTTCCGTTATGCCGTGGATTTGTCGGACGAGGCGATGTTGGACATTTTCGCAGAAGGGGGAGCCAGCCTGGACGATTCGCAATTAGCGGCTTTGCTGCGTCGCGAAGAGGAACAAGGCTA
This region of uncultured Desulfuromonas sp. genomic DNA includes:
- a CDS encoding HD domain-containing phosphohydrolase, with the translated sequence MMSLNERLQHIHQQIQQCCESVGRIAVALYDDKTDILHTFISSSQTNPLPNYQIPLSRVPSLNALAESGQNRIIQDIPATLSQSTSHHSEQIVRTGYRSSLTIPLMLQGKLLGFLFYDSYERDGFPEAMQRTLNLYGQLICETISHDLASIKTLRGAVVTAREFSRQRDEETASHLSRMAHYSRLIAMEVSDQYAISEEEIEYIHQFAPLHDIGKVAIPDRILLKKGQLTDDEREVMCSHVVRGVEIVDLMIDEFDLGTVRHIEMLRNIIAGHHERFDGSGYPAGQQGLAIPVESRIIAVADVFDALTTQRPYKSAWTFDEALTQMQTVESALYDPVCVAALAERRDDVEAIRRRFVDPPAA
- a CDS encoding MerR family transcriptional regulator, with product MNVEIPDKLFFKIGEVASITGVKPHVLRYWESEFGAFSPSKSRSQQRQYQKKDIELVLQLKDLLYNQGFTIAGARKALRATKANSQKTEQQSDREHLLQIRDELRNLRKRLDD
- the surE gene encoding 5'/3'-nucleotidase SurE, which gives rise to MTDAMRPPLIMVTNDDGILAPGILALAESLQSLGEVVVVAPDRERSAVGHSMSLHQPVRADLIAENRFAVDGTPTDCVNLAIHGLLSRKPALVVSGINRGSNLADDITYSGTVAAAMEAMLMQVPALAISLDVVSDTLSDYSFASHYAYVVAQQILEHGLPQDTFLNLNVPQGTPKGVRITRQGKRIYDNKIERKQDPRGRTYYWLGGNLLGFNRQKDCDCGALADGYVSLTPLHLDLTNYQSIQHLSGWELDS
- a CDS encoding YqaA family protein, whose amino-acid sequence is MTALVRRLYDWVLSWADSRYATVALFFLALAESSFFPIPPDVLLIALCLSLPRGAKQYAVICTLGSVVGGMLGYAIGYGFWESTAPFFFNWVPGFTPEVFSRIQHLFQEYDFWFVFTAGFTPIPYKIITVGAGVFKLQFAIFIVASCISRGLRFFLIAWLIGRYGAAARTFIDENFNRLTIAFTVLLIGGFVVVRYLF
- a CDS encoding adenine phosphoribosyltransferase; the protein is MEELRSIIRDIPDFPKKGIVFKDITTLLADGKSFHRMIDLIAHRYIGQKIDKIVGVEARGFLLGSALAYKLGVGIVLVRKPGKLPYKTLKKTYELEYGTDTLEIHEDAFTPGERVIIADDLLATGGTVTAVVELVDELGADLVECAFLAELDFLKGRDRLPENKVFSLLHF
- a CDS encoding sigma-70 family RNA polymerase sigma factor yields the protein MSAEEVSDSSKKKKNKTPSARETSGDDAIKYYLHDIQKSKLLTAEEERALATRVEAGDEQARAKMIESNLRLVVKIAKRYMNRGLPFLDLIEEGNMGLIKAVERFQVAKECRFSTYATWWIRQSIERALVNQSRTIRLPVHVSDNVNRMLKATKEVLKKLNHEPSEEQIAEAMGAPVEEVRRLQQLVKKTYSIEHPLGDNDNYSLMDTLEDSSVINPAELLENQDQYEFVNKWLASLKENERDILMLRFGLNDCEPETLDTIGKRYGVTRERIRQIEAKSLDKLRRMMREEAEDQL
- a CDS encoding PaaI family thioesterase, with the translated sequence MDIADDARCFVCGPENSRGLQAKFEMDPEGLRSHCRISLPGHFQGWQDVVHGGMLATLLDEASIYACRTIAPRCVTAELSVRYKKPVPVDTLLEISAEVVEQKKRVFVVEASIAIDGTVHAEATTKVFRLS
- a CDS encoding integration host factor subunit alpha; amino-acid sequence: MTKADLVENVYFKTGFSKKESAEIVETVFELMKDTLEDGDKIKIAGFGNFVVKQKATRRGRNPQTGEEIEISSRKILTFKPSQVLKTAINEGD
- a CDS encoding M23 family metallopeptidase codes for the protein MRFIAMILLALITLVACATSGVNHVVQPGQTLYRISKTYGVSADKIAAYNHIKDPTQIKAGESLWIPGVRHTRTVAVVPGPSYTKRTTPQKSAPTTTRKKTVTPKTVAKKKTPSKATQSAPQQSSVRARKGLLDWPVRGAVLQSYGVKNGERSKGIVIAAAEGTPVLCAAAGQVIYSGSGIQGYGHLLIVKHSDNLYTVYGHNRSTLVKSGAFVNKGQKIALSGRVPSLGRGGVHFEVRQGNQAVDPAFYLP
- the pheT gene encoding phenylalanine--tRNA ligase subunit beta → MNVTYKWLKEFVDFDLNGDQLSHRLTMAGLEVDYMEQLGAGLDSVIVAQLDQVEPHPDADKLTMCQVNTGTEVIPVVCGAKNHKQGDLIALAQVGTVLPGDFKIKKSKIRGAVSQGMLCSEKELGLAEESEGILILPPGPALGTPVFDALGLKDIRYEIGLTPNRADCLSVAGVAREVAAMVGKPMTLPDVAQVEESADDINTLTSVTIEDAEGCPRYMARLIQGVKIGPSPEWLVRRLESVGQRSINNVVDVTNYLLMELGHPLHAFDFNALRGKCIIVKRAADGESFVTLDSQTRALQSSDMVICDAEGSVALAGVMGGENSEVQDDTVDVLLESAYFDPISIRRTSKRLGIHSEASHRFERGADIDIVPVALERATALIQQLAGGRVAKGWIDTYPKTLEKRVVPITVAKTNRLLGLNLSLQEIEALLQSIELKTSHLNGEEDGLQVIIPMSRHDLEREVDLIEEVARLNGYDNIPVTMPASRVVHRRKEVHQSFVTQLRNAMVAQGAREIINYSFVSPSAWDKIQLAQDDPRRSNVRILNPLTEEQSVMRTSLVPGMLEVVSRNLAYRSDDLRLFELRPVFNVVADQDQPCEVVNLCATMTGRREPEGWAQQDVAVDFFDLKGLVEVVAQQLNLSSLQVEADACQSYLHPGKSCRIYSDKKLIGVMGEVHPVVQDAYDINQPVFLVELDVPSMISGQAETEGFQPISRFPDVYRDSAILIDNEVSADQVLQVIGSVKVKNLDDVVLFDLYSGKGIPEGKKSLAFRIRYRSTEKTLTDDEINKMHAKIVKSLEKNLGAELR
- a CDS encoding protein-L-isoaspartate(D-aspartate) O-methyltransferase; this translates as MNYSIARRRMVAQHIVSRGIHDADLIHVMEEVPRHLFVEEALQSQAYTDYALPIGEKQTISQPYMVAVMTEALQLKRGDRVLEVGTGSGYQSAVLSRLVAHVYSVERIATLARRARRILDKIGSSNVHIKVADGTTGWSDQAPFDAIIVTAGAPQIPQDYLDQLAVGGRLVIPVGDSGQQMLKRVTRMGEQDFDEEEILPCRFVPLIGEHGWSQ
- a CDS encoding DUF1847 domain-containing protein — translated: MSSTSKKKYQCHQCLGVWEKTGRTSCSAPPGKIKAPADCPGQQQELIHACFDQYCDDTEQARLAQVAARVEGLCYQADSDAQSVHPRWTRVEDTIALAKLMGYHTIGVATCLGLLAETRQLSEILESQGFDVVSVCCKAGGIDKINLGIDEQDKVRPGHYEAACNPIAQATLLNEAHTEMNIIVGLCVGHDMLFNLHSKAPVTTLVAKDRVTGHNPVSVLYGQNFYYKRLKKKPLKVD
- a CDS encoding glycerophosphodiester phosphodiesterase family protein codes for the protein MVMHAGQFVAHRGYRCNYPENTLLAHQMAVDAGALFVETDIQMTGDGIPVLYHDIDMLRLSGLQQRLDEFTAEQLKQVTVCEPQRFGHRFEREPVATLDDFVVWLAERTDVTAYIEIKPECRQGYGLNAVAQILNRLRPVFSQVVIISFDIDSIGLARHLGAPRVGVVLSTWQTWQMPMMAQIQPDVFFCDAYLIPDNVDLSAYKTPFVIYEVSDLAQAEYWLSRGADQVETYNIGTMLETLAKR